One Hevea brasiliensis isolate MT/VB/25A 57/8 chromosome 5, ASM3005281v1, whole genome shotgun sequence genomic region harbors:
- the LOC110656066 gene encoding transcription factor LHW isoform X1 produces the protein MGTTALRQLLKSLCNNSIWNYAVLWKLRHESPMILNWEDGYFKTKPGEPVESITNDAYCKDGSDVFCPHFEPNTSNGSLEENPAGFLVADMSRIQYTLGEGVVGRVAFTRDHCWVSFNNIFTGEVQLIPECPEEWLLQFASGIKTILLVPALPHGVLQLGSLEEVAEDVNMVANVKGRFNSLHSIGKNTAPSSLKKEFQDEQSSPLISSGIDCLNAPSTTAFTSVKIKDLNHSIAVNSVEMDNSNQSTASRVLPLLNVENSFIPVGKNLLEALQYETENNIDVPSISLAEISTPSVSMNASQLEMMESKLFELSCLMEELQAHSDSNDDNVGMFGESFSGLMSSHPAGNIAGEPAGGKTANDMDNKVVSSFFRFPKDSELHKVLGPKQTNEKLWDASPMVEDTCSTPSFTCSKDPSERTEPYCFARGGDTGYLLEAVVANVYSGSDDTSNRSSSFKSSTSISGHFAASPKPQNRSKASTLVKDDSTLCRHLKSACIIGDEIADSSSSTSRSMMDAIFSTEQHDNESDGTQPRKGHKTTVTKRRVKHGDNQRPRPRDRQLIQDRVKELRELVPNSAKCSIDGLLDRTVRHMLYLKSVTDHAEKLRRCVRQEHPGIKNWRYYEAKENCQNGTSCAYEFGLEFQMCPILVEDLAYPGHMLILMLCDEQCLFLEIAQVIRGLELTILKGVLETRSDKTWARFVVEASRGFHRLDILLPLMQFLQRKRNPISSKI, from the exons ATGGGAACTACTGCTCTGAGGCAGCTGTTGAAAAGTCTTTGCAATAATTCAATCTGGAATTATGCTGTGCTATGGAAGCTTAGGCATGAGAGCCCTAT GATTTTGAATTGGGAAGATGGGTACTTCAAGACAAAACCAGGGGAACCTGTGGAAAGCATAACAAATGATGCTTACTGCAAAGATGGAAGTGATGTATTCTGTCCTCATTTTGAACCAAATACATCCAATGGTAGCTTGGAGGAGAATCCAGCTGGATTTCTAGTGGCTGACATGTCACGTATTCAGTATACCTTGGGAGAGGG GGTTGTTGGCAGAGTGGCCTTTACAAGGGACCATTGCTGGGTTTCCTTCAATAACATTTTCACTGGTGAGGTTCAGTTAATTCCTGAG TGTCCAGAAGAATGGCTACTTCAGTTTGCCTCTGGTATCAAG ACAATTTTGCTGGTACCTGCGCTTCCACATGGAGTTTTGCAACTTGGGTCATTGGAAGAG GTTGCTGAAGATGTCAATATGGTAGCGAATGTCAAAGGTAGATTTAATAGTCTTCACAGTATTGGGAAAAATACTGCACCTTCCTCCCTAAAGAAAGAATTTCAAGATGAACAATCATCTCCACTAATATCTAGTGGCATTGACTGCTTAAATGCACCATCAACTACTGCATTTACATCAGTGAAGATTAAAGATCTAAATCATTCAATAGCCGTCAACAGTGTTGAGATGGATAATAGCAATCAGTCCACTGCAAGTCGAGTTCTGCCACTGTTAAATGTTGAAAATTCATTTATTCCAGTTGGAAAAAATCTGCTAGAAGCTCTCCAATATGAAACAGAAAATAATATTGATGTCCCTTCTATTAGTCTTGCTGAAATATCAACTCCAAGTGTATCTATGAATGCCAGCCAACTGGAGATGATGGAAAGCAAGCTGTTTGAACTGTCTTGTCTGATGGAAGAGCTACAGGCACATTCTGACTCTAATGATGACAATGTGGGAATGTTTGGAGAATCGTTCAGTGGACTTATGAGTTCTCATCCTGCAGGCAATATAGCAGGGGAACCAGCTGGAGGCAAGACTGCTAACGATATGGATAACAAAGTTGTAAGCAGTTTCTTTAGATTTCCCAAGGATAGTGAGTTGCATAAAGTGCTTGGGCCAAAACAGACAAATGAAAAGTTATGGGATGCATCTCCCATGGTTGAGGATACTTGTAGCACCCCAAGTTTTACGTGCAGCAAAGATCCTAGTGAAAGAACTGAACCATACTGTTTTGCTAGGGGAGGTGATACTGGTTATCTGTTGGAAGCTGTGGTTGCCAATGTATATAGTGGTTCAGATGACACTTCTAATAGATCTAGTAGTTTCAAATCTTCTACTAGTATTTCGGGACACTTTGCTGCTTCTCCTAAACCTCAAAATCGATCAAAAGCAAGTACCTTGGTGAAGGATGATTCAACACTATGTAGGCATCTTAAATCTGCATGTATTATTGGGGACGAGATTGCTGATAGTTCTTCAAGTACTTCAAGGAGCATGATGGACGCAATTTTTAGCACGGAACAGCATGACAATGAATCCGATGGCACACAGCCTCGGAAAGGACACAAGACAACGGTCACCAAAAGAAGGGTCAAACACGGTGATAACCAAAGGCCAAGGCCAAGAGACAGACAGCTGATCCAAGATCGGGTGAAGGAGTTGCGCGAACTTGTTCCCAATAGTGCTAAG TGTAGCATTGATGGCCTCTTGGATCGAACCGTAAGGCACATGCTATATCTAAAAAGTGTAACCGATCATGCTGAGAAATTGAGGCGATGTGTACGTCAGGAG CATCCTGGTATCAAGAATTGGAGGTATTACGAAGCCAAGGAGAATTGCCAAAATGGAACAAGCTGTGCTTATGAATTTGGACTTGAGTTCCAAATGTGCCCTATTCTAGTGGAAGATCTTGCTTATCCAGGACATATGCTCATTTTG ATGCTTTGTGATGAGCAATGTCTCTTcttagagatcgcccaagtgATCCGTGGCTTGGAATTGACCATCCTGAAGGGTGTACTTGAGACCCGATCCGACAAAACATGGGCAAGATTCGTTGTCGAG GCTTCCAGGGGGTTCCACAGACTCGATATCTTGTTGCCTCTGATGCAGTTTCTGCAGCGCAAAAGAAACCCCATCTCAAGCAAGATTTGA
- the LOC110656066 gene encoding transcription factor LHW isoform X2 gives MGTTALRQLLKSLCNNSIWNYAVLWKLRHESPMILNWEDGYFKTKPGEPVESITNDAYCKDGSDVFCPHFEPNTSNGSLEENPAGFLVADMSRIQYTLGEGVVGRVAFTRDHCWVSFNNIFTGEVQLIPECPEEWLLQFASGIKTILLVPALPHGVLQLGSLEEVAEDVNMVANVKGRFNSLHSIGKNTAPSSLKKEFQDEQSSPLISSGIDCLNAPSTTAFTSVKIKDLNHSIAVNSVEMDNSNQSTASRVLPLLNVENSFIPVGKNLLEALQYETENNIDVPSISLAEISTPSVSMNASQLEMMESKLFELSCLMEELQAHSDSNDDNVGMFGESFSGLMSSHPAGNIAGEPAGGKTANDMDNKVVSSFFRFPKDSELHKVLGPKQTNEKLWDASPMVEDTCSTPSFTCSKDPSERTEPYCFARGGDTGYLLEAVVANVYSGSDDTSNRSSSFKSSTSISGHFAASPKPQNRSKASTLVKDDSTLCRHLKSACIIGDEIADSSSSTSRSMMDAIFSTEQHDNESDGTQPRKGHKTTVTKRRVKHGDNQRPRPRDRQLIQDRVKELRELVPNSAKCSIDGLLDRTVRHMLYLKSVTDHAEKLRRCVRQEMLCDEQCLFLEIAQVIRGLELTILKGVLETRSDKTWARFVVEASRGFHRLDILLPLMQFLQRKRNPISSKI, from the exons ATGGGAACTACTGCTCTGAGGCAGCTGTTGAAAAGTCTTTGCAATAATTCAATCTGGAATTATGCTGTGCTATGGAAGCTTAGGCATGAGAGCCCTAT GATTTTGAATTGGGAAGATGGGTACTTCAAGACAAAACCAGGGGAACCTGTGGAAAGCATAACAAATGATGCTTACTGCAAAGATGGAAGTGATGTATTCTGTCCTCATTTTGAACCAAATACATCCAATGGTAGCTTGGAGGAGAATCCAGCTGGATTTCTAGTGGCTGACATGTCACGTATTCAGTATACCTTGGGAGAGGG GGTTGTTGGCAGAGTGGCCTTTACAAGGGACCATTGCTGGGTTTCCTTCAATAACATTTTCACTGGTGAGGTTCAGTTAATTCCTGAG TGTCCAGAAGAATGGCTACTTCAGTTTGCCTCTGGTATCAAG ACAATTTTGCTGGTACCTGCGCTTCCACATGGAGTTTTGCAACTTGGGTCATTGGAAGAG GTTGCTGAAGATGTCAATATGGTAGCGAATGTCAAAGGTAGATTTAATAGTCTTCACAGTATTGGGAAAAATACTGCACCTTCCTCCCTAAAGAAAGAATTTCAAGATGAACAATCATCTCCACTAATATCTAGTGGCATTGACTGCTTAAATGCACCATCAACTACTGCATTTACATCAGTGAAGATTAAAGATCTAAATCATTCAATAGCCGTCAACAGTGTTGAGATGGATAATAGCAATCAGTCCACTGCAAGTCGAGTTCTGCCACTGTTAAATGTTGAAAATTCATTTATTCCAGTTGGAAAAAATCTGCTAGAAGCTCTCCAATATGAAACAGAAAATAATATTGATGTCCCTTCTATTAGTCTTGCTGAAATATCAACTCCAAGTGTATCTATGAATGCCAGCCAACTGGAGATGATGGAAAGCAAGCTGTTTGAACTGTCTTGTCTGATGGAAGAGCTACAGGCACATTCTGACTCTAATGATGACAATGTGGGAATGTTTGGAGAATCGTTCAGTGGACTTATGAGTTCTCATCCTGCAGGCAATATAGCAGGGGAACCAGCTGGAGGCAAGACTGCTAACGATATGGATAACAAAGTTGTAAGCAGTTTCTTTAGATTTCCCAAGGATAGTGAGTTGCATAAAGTGCTTGGGCCAAAACAGACAAATGAAAAGTTATGGGATGCATCTCCCATGGTTGAGGATACTTGTAGCACCCCAAGTTTTACGTGCAGCAAAGATCCTAGTGAAAGAACTGAACCATACTGTTTTGCTAGGGGAGGTGATACTGGTTATCTGTTGGAAGCTGTGGTTGCCAATGTATATAGTGGTTCAGATGACACTTCTAATAGATCTAGTAGTTTCAAATCTTCTACTAGTATTTCGGGACACTTTGCTGCTTCTCCTAAACCTCAAAATCGATCAAAAGCAAGTACCTTGGTGAAGGATGATTCAACACTATGTAGGCATCTTAAATCTGCATGTATTATTGGGGACGAGATTGCTGATAGTTCTTCAAGTACTTCAAGGAGCATGATGGACGCAATTTTTAGCACGGAACAGCATGACAATGAATCCGATGGCACACAGCCTCGGAAAGGACACAAGACAACGGTCACCAAAAGAAGGGTCAAACACGGTGATAACCAAAGGCCAAGGCCAAGAGACAGACAGCTGATCCAAGATCGGGTGAAGGAGTTGCGCGAACTTGTTCCCAATAGTGCTAAG TGTAGCATTGATGGCCTCTTGGATCGAACCGTAAGGCACATGCTATATCTAAAAAGTGTAACCGATCATGCTGAGAAATTGAGGCGATGTGTACGTCAGGAG ATGCTTTGTGATGAGCAATGTCTCTTcttagagatcgcccaagtgATCCGTGGCTTGGAATTGACCATCCTGAAGGGTGTACTTGAGACCCGATCCGACAAAACATGGGCAAGATTCGTTGTCGAG GCTTCCAGGGGGTTCCACAGACTCGATATCTTGTTGCCTCTGATGCAGTTTCTGCAGCGCAAAAGAAACCCCATCTCAAGCAAGATTTGA